The Coccidioides posadasii str. Silveira chromosome 2, complete sequence genomic interval CAATTTTGGCCGTATACGGGAAGCAAAATTCGGGCCCTGGGACCGGCGAGTCTCAAAACGCCTTGGTTCTGGAAAAGAGATGTCCGTTGATATGAGAGGGCATCCTGTCTGGTGATTACATGTATATCGAGCTCTCCTTACATTGAACCAAACCCAAAATCCTCGACCACGAAAACCAATTGCCATCTGAGTCTTAGCATTTAAAGTACGGAAACTCAACGTGGATTCGATGGCAAAATTTACATACAATATATATGCATGTTTCACCAAACTAAAAGCGCGTTGAGTGGCGAACAGAATACTAACTCAAAAGTAGGATCCAAAGCTAAATAGATAGAAGCACGTCGCAAATATTATCAGGTAGCCTTTTGGGAACGGCGTTTTGGTGGCATGATGGCAGTGACTTCACTTTGTGTCCGAGCTATAGCATCTTGGATTCTACCGCCTATTTAGTACCACACCATTGGAACAAAACAAATAGCAAGGGGTCATACCAGTTCTGAAAGATTGCGGCGCATTTGATCTTTTGCTTCAATGGTCCACTCAAAGTCGGCCTCTTTTACACAAGATTTGACAGCGCGTTTTGTAATACCTTACTGTTGTTAAAATCGAGCTCTGCTTTGCCTGGAGAACACAAAGGGGCTAAAAGAGTCACATCTCGAATATCTGTCCCTTCTTTCACGCTACCCTGGCGTTGATATTGAGAGAGGGTTCCATTCGGGGCCGAAAGTCTTGACCGGATACCCGTTGATAGACCTTGTTGTTCTGGTGGCAGATTGGAGATTGTACTAGGGCCGCTGCGGCCAACTTTGATAGTCAAATACTTCCAGTTCTACCAGTCTAATCGCACCCCCTGGCAAAGAAAGCTTGTACGCAGGGATCGTGTGCCCGAACTGACTGACAGGCCCGAATTCGGACGGGAATGATGCGAGGAGCTGCGAGATCAGCCGGTCCGCCGTGATCATACGGTGATCAACATGAATCACAAGATCCACGTCCTCCGTTTCTCGGTCCGGGCGTTGGGTTAGCAGGCAGCCGGCGGCGCCTCCCATGCTCGCATAGTCGACATTTAACGAATCAAGTTTTTGCGCTAGGCCTAAAACGACGATCTGAAGCTGGTGTGGGGAGAGTGAACGAGCCATTGTGTTTGAGCAATAGCTATGGTATGCCGTTAGTAAGTCCATACAGAACAGATGTCGATATTGGTGTGCATACTCTAAAAAATCAAGCTGTATAGTGGGATGTTGTGCGAGCTTGCAATAGAAAGAGCCGAGTTATAGAGTCGAGCTCGAGGGCACGACCTTCTATGTCTTTTTCACGTCCATCATCCCAGATGTCGCATGAATCTCAACCCATCGCCAGTAACAAGGATGTTTGAAAAGGTGTTGGAACGCAAGAAACAATTCGCAATGGATGACCCTCGATTGATCCTCTCCATAGCATCACATGGAGAACAGTTGGCACAGCGCTTACCAGAATGCATCGATTGGGTTGATTTGGCCCCATTATTCGAGAGTATCTGTCATGTCTAGGCCATATTCTCGAAGGGCCTACAAGGCTACTAACCATATGCGGAAGCTATAGGAACCACGGAACGTGAACTCGATACATGCGTGCCCTCGCTCTCCCACCTCGTACGAGGACGAGATGAGAACCGGGATGGTTGGTTTGGTTGGTAACCCAACAATGAGACAGATATCTTGAGAAATCAAGACTTGCAAGAGAAGgaaatctgtaagaatttgTCTGTGAATCTCTTACACAGATGAACAACACCTGCAAGAGCTGAGAGCTTGCAAGATGTTGGGAGTGAATGTATACCAAATGAGATgctaagtcatgtgcttgcaagcacacataaaaggcaGCCACTGTGTGAACCCCTTAATGGAAGCCAGTggtaatcttgtttacaGTTGTACACAGTTgctagaagaatataagaCCTTTACCTTGTGTACTCCTTTTCCACATACCATTCCTACTAGAGATCCATTGCCACGCTGATCCGCGAGGTACAATCCTCACAGaatcataataataataataataataattgtGTTAGACTTGAACTGCTGCCCAGATGTTGCTATGCTCATATGGAGGTTCCTGATTTGAGGTGAACATGTAACAGGTTTTACCACCATGAGGATCATAAAAGTCCACAGAGCTACAGTTATCAGTATTTCCACACAGTTCTAAACATTCAGTGAAAGACTCCACAGGCTTATAGCCTGTAACATGGTCTCTAAACTGCTTTCCACACAGGATGCGGTAATTCTTGCCATCAATTTTCACAACCTGGTTGTTGTTTGAATCACATGTGATGTCCGGATTGGCTGGTGCAGAGAATTGTGGAGGTGTTTGACCTGATTCACTTGCAGGAGGGATCACATTTTCCAGAGGTGGCTCAGCAGGCTCATTCGAACTGCAAACTTCATTCTCGTCACATGCCCCAGAGCAGCCCATTGAATGCGCGCTAGCCCAACCTGAAGCCTGGACAGCAGGCTCTCCTTGATGCTTTCCAAGATAGCACTGTCTGGTGCGTTGGTGGAAGTCAACACTCTGGCAGCCAATATAGGAAGCGCAAGAATTGATGCAAGCCTTCAATGTGTCTTTCTCTGTTTTGTGAAACCAGGCTGTTCCATGGCGCTTCTGGCAATCCATGTGGAATACCTAATGAGGAGGCTATGTTAGCATGTGATAATGTGACTCCCCTTAGGACTGGGACAGAAATAGCAAAGGAAAAATCATACTTGTTTATTCTTAGCTTTATACAGCTGGCCATCTGCATCAGGACACTTTGTTGAGCATGCAAGTTGAACCTCCTGTTTAACTTCAATGACAGGCGGATCTGTCAAAAAGGCCCAGTCATGCAGAGTATTTCCACATTTCCGAGTTGAGAACATAGCACTGGAGTAAAGCCGACAATCCCCGGTCTTTTCGTTGCCAGAGTCACCATAAATGTACTGAAACCTAAGACCTGTGTAAGATACAAATCTCATACAGCAAAAAGAACTAGCCTCACCCATTGCAATTGTCTGTCTCACTGCATCTATTAATGCAGTCATCATACCCAGAGGTGTGCACGGTCGCAATCAACTTTGTTCCCTCTGATTGATGCATACAGCACTGCATTGTGTAAAAGCTGCCGTCGGGTGTCAGAAAGATGTTACCGTCATCTGTAAGGCAACAGTTTAGCAGTCAGTGAACACCAAAAAAAATCCGCA includes:
- a CDS encoding uncharacterized protein (SECRETED:SignalP(1-22)~EggNog:ENOG410PRDZ~COG:S), which encodes MHIWQISVAAAFTLGLTGPVHARSCDGTQGTTPKAHPDVIQGVPSCPEDDGNIFLTPDGSFYTMQCCMHQSEGTKLIATVHTSGYDDCINRCSETDNCNGFQYIYGDSGNEKTGDCRLYSSAMFSTRKCGNTLHDWAFLTDPPVIEVKQEVQLACSTKCPDADGQLYKAKNKQVFHMDCQKRHGTAWFHKTEKDTLKACINSCASYIGCQSVDFHQRTRQCYLGKHQGEPAVQASGWASAHSMGCSGACDENEVCSSNEPAEPPLENVIPPASESGQTPPQFSAPANPDITCDSNNNQVVKIDGKNYRILCGKQFRDHVTGYKPVESFTECLELCGNTDNCSSVDFYDPHGGKTCYMFTSNQEPPYEHSNIWAAVQV
- a CDS encoding uncharacterized protein (EggNog:ENOG410Y370), which gives rise to MARSLSPHQLQIVVLGLAQKLDSLNVDYASMGGAAGCLLTQRPDRETEDVDLVIHVDHRMITADRLISQLLASFPSEFGPNWKYLTIKVGRSGPSTISNLPPEQQGLSTGIRSRLSAPNGTLSQYQRQGSVKEGTDIRDVTLLAPLCSPGKAELDFNNSKVLQNALSNLV